TCGGGTGGGTATTTAATGTGAAATATTGGTCGAACGTAGGAACAAAGAAGTTGCCTCttcaatgtgggagtattcctTTTTGGTATGGCAAGTCTTTAGAGTTTAGAGCAGCCCTTGCTGAACAAGTGAGCATGAAATTCTATATGGTCTATGTTGAAAGGGTAGGTGAAGTGGAGCGAAGGAAAATTGTGCCAATACTTTTCTTTTTGGGCAGCTATACTCTAAAACAAATATGTTGCACGTTTCTCATCCTTAAGAAGAGTCTTTGACTATTCTTTTTAATGCTCCTTCCTTTTCgtattatatgatattttttattttcgttcATCCCACTACTTTGTAGAGAGACATAAAATACAGTATTATATCGGTTTCAATAGTCGTCCATAtgtattctctttctctattcatgtCGGTTTTCTACCATCTCGACCTCTTTAATCTAAATTTTTGTATCATTTTCCGCTCAAACTTCCCTGGTTTCTTTGATCTTCCTCGCCATTGTATTAAATCTTTGaagttttaactttttattttccttattgGTTCTCCGGTGCCCCGTCATTGAAACATCATAACAGAAAGAAAATGGACATAATAAAGTTTTTGGGAACTTCTGTCCGTTGGCGCTTTCAACATGTTTTGATTGCTAATTACTCGTCCTAATATCCTTCATCATTAGGTGGATTTGATGGCTCATAATCCCTATGTTTATTCTGGTTTTAATTAGAGTGTTTCATATTATGATTATTGGGGTGTTTATGAAAGGGTGTGTTAATGCATTTCTAGCTGTTGGGATTTGGGAATAACTTTAGATAAGCCATTTTAGCTCAGAAATATTACACCAATTTATACCAGTTTAATGCTAAATTCTTTAGCATTATCATTTCACAGTTTTCCATCAGTTTAATAAAGAGATTTTGTACATAATAATTCATATTTCTTATTTAGAGCATCATGAAAAGCAAGCTAGTTATAGTAAGGTGGTCATTGAATTGAGCAGGAAGAGTAGTTATTTGATCAACATTATGATTCTTGTTGATGGGTTATTTGGAGATCCGAAAATTGATTTTCGAGGTTGTGATCAGGGTTATTTAAGTCATAGTCATACTTAAACTATCAACCCCACTACACTGCACAGGTTAGAGTCCAGGGAGATGAAGGTAGTGGACAGACCATACTTATTGGTCTCAATTGATAATACTTTTTGGTCTCGATGAATTTTCCCAATTTTCCACTTTTCTCCGTTCTAATGAATTtgactcatttttatttttgaatatgaCTCTATTACTTTattctatattttcttttatttctgaATACCCTACTATTTTACCCCATTATACCAACTTCTTAATCTTCGTGCCACTTAACCATGCAAATTCATTGAGAAGGAGAACAGGAGTAAATGTATGTCCAGCCAATGATGTCAATTGacgaaaatttgaacaaaatatgcAAAAATGCATTAAAAATCCCAAAATAAGTATGGggaaacttaattcccaaaataagcacgTAAATCTCCAAACCTAGGTTAGAAGgctgttcgttgttactaatacCGGACGAAATCTGGGTTGACTTTTTAACTCACTTTAAGTAATAGCCCGCTATTACTAACAACGTATTATATGTGAGcgaaaaatttaattaaggtTTTATATGGCAACACAATTGCCTGTTGTAAGTAATAGCTGACCGTTACACATGTAAAAGTCAACAACAGTCAAAAAAGTCAACCCAATTGCCCTCTGTTATAGAGCAAGCGATTGCTTGGCTGACTTTTTTAACTCGGTTTTAGTAATATtccgctgttattaacagcaaaCAAACTCCATATATTAGGAATCGGCTTGGCTGAAtgtgcttattttgagaaatatgtttttccaatgcTTAGTTTCGAAATATTTTTAGAAGAAATACttcttttattcaaattttaacaTCATTCAAATTATGtgaaaaaacatatatatagaaatactaatatatatatgcTACTCATTTATCacatattttcaaatatattaatcatTTATAAAGGATTCTCCATCAAAGGAGGAGTATGATAATACATTTATACTCaacaaaacaaatcataaaagaaaCTCGAAAAAAGGTTGATCATAAATAACTTAACATATCTTAATCTTACACATCTCAGTAAGAACTACTCGCACATtattattttctcaaaaaaaaaaaagctcacAAACAGCAGACAATCTCTTAACTTTCGTCACAAAAAAGTAGTAATACTTAAACAAAAGTTTAAGCATAAAGTTGAGGATTAGCAATCAGATAATCCTCAGCAGACTTAAACATTTTTTGAATTCCTTGTTTGGCATTTTCAAGATCAGCTTCACTCAGTACATTATCTCCTTTCATGTGATAATGTGCCACCATTGTGCAGCGACTCCCATCAGCAGATGCCTCAAATTTGTTGTCATACACTGCACATTCTACTGTGTCTGGGAACATGTCTCCTTCTATGGTTGTATATTTCAGGAAGTAATTTGCTTCATCTATCTCATCCACTCTATTCTTCACGTACTTGAATGGTGCAGctgttcataattttttatatgagaCAATATTAGCATATGATCGACTCGGGTAATTTTATAGTTGTTGGCTTTCTAAGCTCCTATCACTataataagtttaaaactttaATCTAAAGTTTGAGATTATTGGTAGTTATAATgagatatatatacacacataagGACAAAAATAAGGTAAAAACAACTAAAATGGTGAAAATTGAAAACTAGACTAGTTATATATATTATCGATCTGGCAAAAGATATACATATTGTCTTAAAgtgtgtatatattttgtgAAGGTAAAAGATTGAGTTATTTACAGAAAAGCCACTCAATTATGTAATACCTTTTAAGCATGTATTTACACATTTAGTAAATgtctaattatttataaaattgccactatactttaaaaaaattttgcaatttgaatatatatatatatatatatatatatatatatatatatatatatatatatatatatatgaagaagttTCAGTGAGAATCATCTTTACATGAGAACCATGAAAATTAATCTATCtgacaaaaaaattttacttttctatTACAAAGGTGTTaccttttttgttaaaaaaagatGACACTTTTCgacaaaaaagtgttattttcaaaaaaaaatccgaacaaaattcacaaaaaggtgttactttttacataaaaaaatgttatttttcgGAAAAAACGTGTTACAttgtataatttgatttttgaaaatttttatgacagtaatatttttttccccaaaagtaacacattttctgtaaaaagtaacagttttttttatcatatagatTGATTCTCATGGTTCttatataagcttggttctcactagaacttgaccatatatatatatatatatatatatatatatatatatatatatatatatatatataatatttatttatttaatttttaattacctTTTAATTAATAAGAGCAAGTAGTGGTTCGGATTTCTTAGTAGGCGATAAATGCTTGAGATTGTACTGTTGTAGTGGTAGGCTGGCTAATTTGAAACATAATTACTATAAAGTTACGTACCCAGTACCCACTACTTTAGTTATTATTAAATTGTGGAAATAGCTATTGAAAAAAATCACTTAGTCATAAAGTTTATTATAACTGATCTCtaattttaagcaatttttCTTTAGAAAGATTAACACTGAAACCCGATTAACATTATCAGAAAGAATTATGTACTAACAACAAAACAGACCGTAAAATAATGAGTAGGAGTTGAAAGAAAAACTAACCATCAGGAAAGTTCATCTTTTTAATGCAACCAACAGTGGTGGAATCACCTTCAACAAACTCGACCGATTTAACGTAGTCGGGTGTAGCCTTAGGCATGAAGTTGTGGTTGTCTATGGCAAGAGCTTGGAACAATCGTCCAGGGGCAACTGGGCTAGTAATATCAGCCAATGTGCATGTAATTACACCCATGGTTTAGGAATAAGATTGGCTTCTTGTGAAGATTTATTTGTATTATGAGACAAGTAGAGGTAGATATGCTAAGAAAGGTTATTTGTGTTGGTATTTATAGTAAGGAATAAAGCATGTTGTCCCTTTTCAAGTcgatctttatttttattaggtCTATGGTGGACCATCCCTTGTTGAATTGCTTCATCACTCGTGTCAAATTCAccattaaaatatcacaaattttttttagtgatcatttttaattgggctgatctattatgtaatttttaaaatattataagtagacattaagaatacggtaagtaagcattaaggataatgtaagtaggcattaagaatacaataaataagcattaatctttgatGGGCTGGGCTTGTGATACGTCTCTTAAAAAGTCGGTCTCTCAAGAgaataattgttaaaatataCTCTCAAATTTATTAATGTTGTCTCATTTGATTGTCAGTATTAAATGATGTAAATGAAAATGTAATGTAGTTGTGTTGATGGTTTGTGTAATGCTCTCCACTCGTGCACGTAGTCATCGAAGTGAGAGTATTAGAAATGACAATCTTATATATTCAAATTCAACACTTGAGCAAGAAATCATGACCGCTTTAAATTCACTAAACTTATTAGAAATTCAAGGAAGAACCAACGACAACTCGTTTCCATAGACAAGTCGTCGGTCCCTACGTCCACTCATTTGTCGAAGAGTTGTCGACTTGTCGACCATGGCTTGGCGATTCATCGATAGGTCTGATTAGGTCTTTTCTTAGCATTCACGTCTTCAAGAAAGGAGagtagtttaatttaattagtatcCTTAACTATCCATCTCCATCCTCTATAAAAAGCCTAAATTAGTTGGTAGTTAATTTCTTTTCCTAGTTCTGTCCTTTTAATCTACTcggttaaaaaaattaatctctTCCAttagtatttataattataattattcaatttaagtttaatccaaatttattatttaatcgACTTTTCCGTCTTAAAAGTATTTCTTAATTGTCTCTTTTATTTCTTCATAGTTTTGTGTTCATGTTCATGTAATCATGTTCTTGATTGATTTCTTGATTAGCCTTTTTCTTATTAATGATATTCTCTATTTATTTTCAGAAATTATGCCTTTATATATCCCTAACTAGTCCAAAAACACGACTCAAGTTGATCAATATTTGTCTATTAAAAGTGTATATTACTTTTTGTCTAATTAGGAATTTAATATATTAGTTTGATATTatggtgtttggtaaatggtttTTGGGTTGAAATTTTTGATtgacttttgaattttttagtcAGCTAAAAGTCAAAACAAAAAGGCTAACTTTCTTAGCATTTTTCGGTGGCTTTTGACTTGTTAATCCACTTTTTCTCTGATAAacagacaataattaatatataattcaccaaaaatcttcttaaacaattaatttaaccaactagcttaaaagtcaataaaaacaGTCAATATTTTTATCTAATTAaaaaagccaactaaaaaaacCGACAACTAACAATAATCTACTAAGAAAACTCGTCATGTTTACAAGTGTGAGAGGTACTAATAACCATAATCTTACACCTAatcctaaaaagaaaaaaaaactaagttggTGATAAACTTTGTATAAAAGCTTGGCAATTGGCATTGAAAAGACGGTGAATGAGGCAAGGGTAGGTGATTAACAAAAGTGTGAAATGGTGGACAAGTCAAAATAGTTCGACTCAAAAGAGATAGTGAAGctaaattaatttatcaaaaagaaTTTCCACTCAAccgatatttaattttaataatcaaagaatttatttttttattcggaAATTGGGTAGGTTAGAGAATCTCAATCGATAACGAAGAAAGGAAATTAATCCTTactataaatgaaaatcatacatCAATAATTAACAGAAAAAACTTTTAACCACTAAGATAACCCACCATAATTGCTCATCCTTTTGGGAAAATATAAGTAGGTTcctttgaaataaaatacttactatAATATTTATAGTGGTAGGTACTTTTAGTGTGGACATATGACTAGGTATCCAATGTATATACTTAACTAgttttatatttaattctttGATTATAAACTACATTTTTAAAACAATGTTTTATATCTAATAATTATTGTTAAggaaaaatactaaaaataaatttaaagagttatATTGGATGAATCACAATAAgtaattgaaattaatacatcaaatttaattttttgaattaaatcaTATTATGCTATATATCCAAGTAGAGATAAGAAATGAGCACAAGTGACTCTTTTGTTACATAGATAACTAGATGAATTTTTGTTCTATTAGAACCCGAAGAACTGTTTTGTATGTTCCTAAGAAAATCCTCTATGCAAGAGCATGTTTATTAATAATGAGTAAAAAGCTAATTCTTATTgacgattttttttttcacttctgATTTCTAatcatttttttcatattatagccacctttttcatattttggaaATTTTAATCCTCATATATAAATTCTCACAAAATCAGTCAAACTCATCTATCTATATCTCACGTTGGGCGTGACCCACATGAGAGGAGTTCACCATCTATCTATATCTCACGTTGGGTGTGACCCACATGAGAGGAGTTCACCATGTATAGGGGTCGTGCTAGAAAGTAGACACAAAAGATGCTCATAGGACTAGTACCTTGAAATAGGTACGTAATCTTGTTCCTTGTCATGTGCTCGGAGTTGATAGTAGCTCATGGTCGACCTCATCTAGTGCATAGGATCAGGACTCGAGTAAGCCTTAGGGACaccaaattctttttccaaCAAATTCTTATAAACAAACAAATGATCCGACTCTAACACAACCAGCAAACTCCTCACTTCTTTGAAATTTGAATCCATTGACTATGATAGTCGCAATATGTGAACTTATTCAAGAGCATGGTTCATCGTCTAAACTTTCGTCACactcatagtgtaaaaacaaggctgcATTACATCGTGTCTGCTgaattgtaaaggttttcaataACAACGAACCGATATTTCCCGCGTTTTAAGGTGTAAAAGAACCACATTTTGAgccgtatcaagggatatccATATGATTCCGACCGAAATTTAGGCGTTACaataaccgcatcactccccTTACCGCATTTTTACTCTATGGTCACACACTTTCAAAAGCTTCATGCCTCATTCCACATAAATTAGCACAGGAAACTTGTTAACAGCATCATAGAAGTACATCTAATTCTGAATTCTGAAAGTGCAAACTGCATACACATGTGAGCACAAGTGGAGCTTTTTTCTTTATAGCTTTCTTAGTTTGTATACAAATTCAAGCAACTGGAATTATTGCTCAACTGTATAGGTCGCTCAAATTACAAAAGAACTAAAAAATCATATCGTATGTCACTCATATTTCTCTCTACTGCTCACCCTCAAATACAGAACAACCACCAAACATTccgccaaaaaaaaaaattggggaCCTTTCAGAAAACAATGACCTTGTCGACTATTCACGTTCTACTTCCCGCTCTTCGTTTAGCTTCTGCTGAATGTAACTGATGCTGTCCATTCTTTTGTTTTCCATTTGGTAGCTTTCTTGATGGGGTTGAACATAGTGTAGGAATCATGGACTTGCTGTCATTGCACGTAAGTTATTTTAGCATGCATGAAATTGCGATGGTCTTGAAGCTGTGAAGGAACtaatttaatcaaaagtttaagctttCAATTAACTTTGTGTATGACATGGAATTGGAGCCAACACAATGGAAAGGTTATGAGTTTGAATCTTATCCACCCCTCATTATTTAGCGCCATATATGAGGACAACATGTGCTCCAGACACATTTCTAGCACAACCGACTCTTCTGTGGAAGGGCCGAGGGTGAAGtgatataatatataacatataattaCAACTAACAGTTTAAGTTTTCGGTTGAGTTGGTCTAGTGGTAGAAGCTAAATTAATCAATGAAGTTTATTTATATGGAAAAACATGAATCGATCACAAAGACAAAGGCTGGTTGTTTCTTACCTCAATTCTGGAATCCTTATACGCTTGCCATCAAGTTTCTTGGACTTTAACATACTTCCATTGGAGAGTGTTGGAAGTTTACTATTATCGAATCGCCATAGCAAATCTGGCTCAGATGAGTCACTGGTGGCAGCATCAAGCTCATCCAAGTCAACTACATCAGTCACTTCGAATCGATTACTTTCGCTGAACATATTGTATGATTGATTGGAGTACAGTTGGGAGCCGTCTGGGAAATTTTTCGGGTGGAAAGCATCAGTCATATGTCCATTTTCTGATGTTTCCCAACTTAAATTGTCCCCTGTTTTTGGAACTGAATCTTGCTTGTTGACCATGATCTTATCTATCCATTCACCAGAATCTAGATCCTTCTCATCACATATGTGATTAAGCCCCACACTATTTACATGGGGCCACGAAGGAGTATTCTTCAACATTTTATCGAGATCAAAACTCTGTCTTTTTTGTCTTGGTTTAGACTTGTTTAAGATCTAAAAAACAATAGATTTGATATATCAATAAATGTCTTGAGATGAAGCAAAGATCAAAACTTTTGTCAAATTGTCTTCAACAGTAGAATCAAAGCCTACAAATAATTTGGAAAGTCACTCATAAAGAAACAATCCATCTGAAATCCCACAATTCCAGTATTTGTGTAAAAATCGCGCAAATAAATCTAAGCCCTTCCGAATTATCATTTTTTCTGACTTCAGGGtgcaataattttcaatttacgcTAAAATAATAGGAAAACAGACGTACAAATTGCAAAGTGAAGATTTTTTACCTCTATGTTCGCGATATCTCCTTGGTTCGAACAAAGGAGAGAAGGGCCATCAGCTTTCCCTCTGTTTCTTTCAGGGCTGCTGGATCCTGATTGGTGTGAACGAACAGATTCGGCATCCTTCCTCAACAAAACTGCCTTAAGATTGGCTATCTGAAACAAATGTGCAAGCATAAAACATGAGATGTGTAAAAATGAAGGCACTGAGGAAGCAAGTACCGAAAGCTATTCAACCTGTTCTTTGAGCTCTTTTACATCGTTACTGTCTTTGTTTACACGCGCAGACCCAAGTTCAACAGTGGCAACCCTCTCTGCAAATTTAAGTGTACTTAAAGTTTCTCCGGTAACTTCAGGTTCTGGACTTATGTGAACAAACATTAGGGTCTTAGCCTGCCCTCCTGCAATGACGTACATCTTGTCAGTCATAAAATACTCGAGTCATAGAACTTGAAAGATAAGTGAAGAGGAATAGGCTCTTATGACCCCTTTGGTAagtggtactaaatgatggtaatgggaatgatttatagtgtaaaatttcatcaaaaattctATGTCATTCCCATGATGATGAAACTCTAGTCGCAAAAAAgcttttgtttacaaattttcattaccacctaataccacattttcctatagtaatgcattggaatgaactttatgaagaaaatgaaatgattgaagtTAGACAGGCATAGCCATTAAGGTAGCCAAgaatttttcaaccaaaattacactagttttcattctcattaccatcatttaataccacctaccaaaTGGACCGTTAAGGTTGAATAATAGATTCGGTGACTTGACCTAGTGAATCTTGAAGCAATTGCGTTAATTTGCTATTCCTGTATGGGACGTGTGAGTTCTTATGTGCAAGTGAAGCAATCACATCTCCTAAAGCTGAGAGAGATTTATTTATGTGTTGTGCCTCTTTTAACCTATCTCCTGTCACTTCGGATTTGTCAACCCGTTCACTACCTGCCAAGTCTACCAGATGCATACAACCCCGCAGTACGTTACCAGTTGTCAAGTCTCGCCCTTGAACATGAACAGTCAAACAACTGCGAATCAATGATGTACGAGTTCATAGCTACTAAAAAGAGAAACCAACACATATTGAGCTGTACACATACCTGTGAGAACGACTACTACGGTCATTTAGAGCTGTGGCACCCACCACCCTGTTGCGATGTCCAACATTCATCAGATGAATGACATCCGATGTTGATGATACTGGTACAAGGCTTGCATCTGGGACATTGAGTCCATTCTGAGAACTATTACGGATTTCTAATGTAAAAATGTGTCAAGAAAAAGCTGCAAACAGAATATTGAAGCCATTCTAGTAAACGaaggaaatcaaaaaaattatcgaaaagaatattatgaattaaagaATGACCCACATTCAAGAAAGGATATCTCTTATTGAGTCCATCACTGACAAGAAGATCCCTGACTTGCTCGTTGTAGATCTCTATCATCTGGACTGCAACATCGTAGCAAAAAGTATCTTTCCTCTGCTCCGCGAGATAAAACAAGTCACCCAAAGACCTGTAGTTTACACCTTGACTCTGCTCTGTGAGGTCTTTTGGTCCCGACTGAACACGAAAAAAGGAGGTATAAAAGTTTAAACCATCAAGAACTTTGAATGAACATAAAGGTAGAGAAAACGGTAGATACCATGGTGTAAGTTTTCCCGGAACCGGTCTGGCCATATGCAAAGATACAAACATTGTAACCATCAAGAACTGAACGAATTAGTGGCTCCATATCCGTAAAGACTTCAGCTGTAGCACATATTGAAAGAACTGGGTTTAAAACCTCCCTCGCAGCACATAAAATTGTGCGTAAATGAAGTATTTTATGATGACTAACCCTGTGTTGCTGTTGGACCAAAAACTTTGTTAAAGCTGAAGGATTTGAGACCTTTTCCATGCTTAGATGGTGCCCTAATGGTAATATTTCCTTCCTCAAAATGCTCAACAGTACTTAAATAGCTTGAATGCCCACTTAAGAAGGGCCTCACTCGACAATAAACCCTAATACTCCCTAATAGGAATGGGAAGACAACAAGAAAGATGGCTTAATATTGTCTTTTATGATTACACCATCAAGACTATAGAAATAAGCACATAGGGGATTCAAAGCATTTAATTTACCCTTAAGATCTTGTACTTCATTGTACAACTCGCGATTTTCTTCAAGAACCTTGTGATATCCACTGGCAGCTTGCGCTAGGCCATAAACGTGTGAACCTGACAAAACAACCTCATCAGATCTTGTGAATCACAAATGTCAATGAGGCAGTGACAAACATAACTACTATGATATTTCGTAAATTCGTACCCAGATTTTGGAGATCCTCTAGAAATTTTGTTTGTATAAACTGCATGCCAGCTTTAGCTGTACGTAGAGTATGCTTCAGCTCCTACAAAGTCATCTAGCACCCATAAGCACCCTTCAGAATTGAATAGAGTTTCATGCTACCTAGAGTTACTTCACTAGCTTCTAACCTGGAGATCTCTTCCTTGCCGATCAAAGATCTCGTGTTGCTTCATCATTTGACATTTTAGCTGTTCAGGACTAATTTGGTCGTCACAAATGCTTTTTGGCATCTTGCTCAACGAGTACGTTCTATCTTCTACCTTCAGTGTGATGTTTAAAAATGTCATAACGGGGAAATTAAATTAGTGATACATGGAAAAGCAAAAATTGACAATTTTTTAAAGCCCTGTGCAATTTCAAAAatgatgatatttttctaacaactttgtatctttaaacgCTTAATATAtactacgtaatttaatattgagacaCCCAAAAAAATTGGGGACCTGTACggtcgaacatgttgaacatgctcaaaACCTCTCCTACATGAAGCCGTAATTGTCTCAAGGTCAAGTCCGAGCCCTTTCTCACTTAAAGTTGGTGTTGCTTTAGAATTACACATATAAAGTTATTAAGGAGATATGTTCACTTGCCTTAGAATTAGCAGAAGACATCTTTGCAAAAGAGTTTGTTCCATGTGATGCAGATATTTCTTTTGCTTGCCTTGGTTCATTAGCCTAGAGTAATACTCTTATTGAAGATTAATCATTAAGCTAAACAATATGGAAACTATAAGTATTGTTCACTGTTCCATCACAAACTATAAGTACATACCATGTTATTTTGGGAGCCAATGTGTTGCTCAAACTCCTCGACAACCTTGCTAAGAAGCGACTCCACTAACTGCATTGAACAAATGCGCTAATTAAGGAACCACCCTATGAGTAGATTACTAGAAGATATTTGATACCTATCTTTAAGAGACATGACTGAAAGAACGAATAAAACTTCCCAATTTAATCGATTATGCCGCAACCATGTATAAATAAGGGGGTGTTATGGTTCGGAGGCAAATAATTTTTCGGAAAATCCTCCCCTCCTTTCATCCTTTATTTTGACAAAAGGATTTTAAATGGAAAACTTAAGGTGGAAAAGAGATTTTTGTCTAATTGTCAAAAATTGGAAGGAAACCAATTTTCCAACACTCTCTCATTCCTCACTCTTCATTTCTCCCTTAGCATAATAATTTTCCATGAAccgaaacaaaagaaaaaattatcatttgTATTTTACATTGAAAAATTGTTTTCGAGAAAAGCTATTTTCGTAAAAAATATATTCCATCAAACCAAATACCCGAGACACACTTTGAATGCTATAGACTTCTGTTTTCGTCTTGTATCTGCTGCTAGTAAATATAACGGATAAGTCTCAATAAGTAATTCATGATTTCGGCAAGAAACTAACCTGTGGAACTTCTTCTGGTTTCTTATCTGATAGAATAGCTTTTACAAGGGCACTCAATGGCCGGGAGCATGGCTGCAAAATGGTGGAATAGTTTAACTTACTGCATTGGGCAAGATTAACATCCACAAAAAGAGATGCAAAAGGTTGCAATGATAAAATCACACTAACCATTTTGTTGGTGTCAATATCTTGAGGAAGAGCATTCAAGGATTTCTCGGTCACTGATGCGTTCTTGATTAGGGAATTAGTGAAAGGTTCATATTTTGTGCGGACATATTGTTTCACAGATGTAGTAGGTTTTACATTTCCACCAAATTTCCATACTCCAGTTCCCCCGCTCTGCTTCCATTCATGGTAAGATTTGAGAGCTAAGACTGAATTTACAACTCTTGCGAAACTCCCTCCCTACAAAtgcaaaattatacattaagtATAACAGCAGACATCCCAGATACTCGCTATCTATTATTACCAGCGTCATATCTTTCTTTCTAAGCAGAAgagtttaaaaaaattctacTATTAGTGGAGACCGAAAACTTGATCTCAAGTCTAGTGCCCAATCACATAGGGCCTCCGTAAGTATGAGgccttaaatattaaatgatacGTAATAGTATGATAGAGCAAGGCGGTAGAGAGTTTTGATATAAAACAATAGGTGCCTCAAATATTAAAGTCCATATGGTCCATAATGTAAAAACAAGGTCACATCGCAGCAACCGCGTTGTAAAGGCTTTCTAAATAAACGTACTGATATTTctcgcgttgtaaaggtgtaaaaaaacgcGTTTTGGACCGTATTAAGGGATATATTATGGTTTCGGAtgatatttaggcgttacgatAAGCACATCATTCTTGTTACGCATAATCGTTACCGCAATCATGatcgttaccgcatttttacgcTTTGACATGGTCTTAAAAATATTTGCTAATTTTGCCCCGCCCCTACTCCATGGCACCATCCACTAGAGACTTCATTGGTATTTGCTAGGGGCTAGAGCTTACTGGCAATGGCATCCCActaaaaaataatctagaaCAGACAAAAACATTGGAAAATCATACTTGCTCAAGATCAGATGCCTCAAAGGTAGGAAGTCCCATTCCTTCTGCTGCAACAAGAAAG
The Amaranthus tricolor cultivar Red isolate AtriRed21 chromosome 11, ASM2621246v1, whole genome shotgun sequence DNA segment above includes these coding regions:
- the LOC130827567 gene encoding pathogenesis-related protein STH-21-like translates to MGVITCTLADITSPVAPGRLFQALAIDNHNFMPKATPDYVKSVEFVEGDSTTVGCIKKMNFPDAAPFKYVKNRVDEIDEANYFLKYTTIEGDMFPDTVECAVYDNKFEASADGSRCTMVAHYHMKGDNVLSEADLENAKQGIQKMFKSAEDYLIANPQLYA
- the LOC130826676 gene encoding kinesin-like protein KIN-14I, whose amino-acid sequence is MAATEAVSFSVASVVEDVLQQHGNRQRGLDLESRRAEEAAVRRYEASSWLRKMVGIVAAKDLPAEPLEEEFRLGLRSGLILCNVLNKVEAGSVPKVVESPADSAVLPDGAALSVYQYFENVRNFLVAAEGMGLPTFEASDLEQGGSFARVVNSVLALKSYHEWKQSGGTGVWKFGGNVKPTTSVKQYVRTKYEPFTNSLIKNASVTEKSLNALPQDIDTNKMPCSRPLSALVKAILSDKKPEEVPQLVESLLSKVVEEFEQHIGSQNNMANEPRQAKEISASHGTNSFAKMSSANSKASEHISLITLYVEDRTYSLSKMPKSICDDQISPEQLKCQMMKQHEIFDRQGRDLQELKHTLRTAKAGMQFIQTKFLEDLQNLGSHVYGLAQAASGYHKVLEENRELYNEVQDLKGSIRVYCRVRPFLSGHSSYLSTVEHFEEGNITIRAPSKHGKGLKSFSFNKVFGPTATQAEVFTDMEPLIRSVLDGYNVCIFAYGQTGSGKTYTMSGPKDLTEQSQGVNYRSLGDLFYLAEQRKDTFCYDVAVQMIEIYNEQVRDLLVSDGLNKRLEIRNSSQNGLNVPDASLVPVSSTSDVIHLMNVGHRNRVVGATALNDRSSRSHSCLTVHVQGRDLTTGNVLRGCMHLVDLAGSERVDKSEVTGDRLKEAQHINKSLSALGDVIASLAHKNSHVPYRNSKLTQLLQDSLGGQAKTLMFVHISPEPEVTGETLSTLKFAERVATVELGSARVNKDSNDVKELKEQIANLKAVLLRKDAESVRSHQSGSSSPERNRGKADGPSLLCSNQGDIANIEILNKSKPRQKRQSFDLDKMLKNTPSWPHVNSVGLNHICDEKDLDSGEWIDKIMVNKQDSVPKTGDNLSWETSENGHMTDAFHPKNFPDGSQLYSNQSYNMFSESNRFEVTDVVDLDELDAATSDSSEPDLLWRFDNSKLPTLSNGSMLKSKKLDGKRIRIPELSKSMIPTLCSTPSRKLPNGKQKNGQHQLHSAEAKRRAGSRT